A window of Candidatus Xiphinematobacter sp. Idaho Grape contains these coding sequences:
- the polX gene encoding DNA polymerase/3'-5' exonuclease PolX, which produces MPSKSLTNKDYCRILNDIALLLELKGEKNPFKIRAYLRASKMLSMVPWKLAEATSEQVKAIEGIGKSIAEKISELTQTGHLKFYEELCGELPQDILTLLSIPGLGVRKVKVLYEGLGVTSITSLEKVCREGKLISLPGFGRKTSKNLLRSLEDKRRNAGKFLLVQVLPLAVGLVEELKRLSEVSLVAYAGSIRRGKDIVHDIDLVVAGKASRGILSSFLLHPWVESVLAKGVTKCTVRLRTGIPCDLRVVTEKEYPFALAYFTGSREHNIRLRSLALKNGWSLNEYGFTPAEKRVRKQAVPSVDDEAGIYQALGLQFIPPELREDHGEFAAAAAKNIPPLVKMEDLKGTFHCHTTDSDGYDSLERVAEAGMKLGFQYLGISDHSKSLVQANGLNERALMEQCKTISQLNATYERFHLFSGIECDILKDGRLDFSDEVLASLDYTIASVHTSFSLSAAAMTRRIIRALSNPYVTVLGHLTGRLLLRRLPYQVDIPAVIEAAASAGTWIELNANPNRLDMEYSWWPLAREKKVKCVINPDAHSARDIQDVSFGVCSARRGGLTPRDVMNCLTSSEIAIALQAKRVKV; this is translated from the coding sequence ATGCCTTCTAAATCACTAACTAATAAAGATTATTGCCGTATACTTAATGATATTGCACTTCTTCTAGAACTTAAGGGAGAGAAGAACCCCTTCAAGATAAGAGCTTATTTGCGTGCCTCTAAGATGTTATCTATGGTTCCTTGGAAGCTTGCTGAGGCTACTAGCGAACAGGTAAAGGCGATTGAAGGAATAGGAAAATCCATTGCCGAAAAAATATCTGAGCTCACACAAACGGGTCATCTTAAGTTCTACGAAGAGCTGTGCGGGGAACTTCCTCAGGATATCCTTACACTCCTTAGCATTCCTGGACTTGGTGTTAGAAAGGTCAAAGTTCTCTATGAGGGATTGGGAGTAACTTCCATTACTTCTTTAGAGAAAGTGTGCCGAGAGGGAAAGCTCATATCTCTTCCCGGGTTTGGAAGAAAAACTTCCAAAAATCTGTTGCGATCCTTGGAGGACAAGCGTCGGAATGCTGGGAAATTTTTATTAGTGCAGGTGTTACCCTTGGCTGTGGGATTGGTTGAGGAATTAAAGAGATTGAGTGAAGTTTCACTGGTTGCCTATGCAGGAAGCATACGCCGAGGTAAGGATATTGTTCATGACATTGATCTTGTAGTGGCTGGAAAAGCCAGCAGGGGGATCCTGTCTTCTTTCTTACTTCATCCATGGGTGGAGAGCGTCTTAGCTAAGGGGGTTACCAAGTGTACCGTTCGACTCAGGACGGGTATTCCTTGCGACTTACGTGTGGTGACGGAAAAAGAATATCCGTTTGCTCTAGCCTATTTTACAGGCAGTAGGGAGCACAACATAAGATTACGCTCGCTAGCCTTGAAGAATGGGTGGTCTCTCAACGAATATGGTTTTACCCCTGCAGAGAAACGCGTCCGGAAACAAGCAGTCCCTAGTGTGGATGATGAGGCGGGCATTTATCAAGCTTTAGGCCTACAGTTTATTCCGCCAGAATTAAGAGAAGATCACGGAGAATTTGCTGCCGCAGCAGCAAAGAACATCCCTCCCTTAGTGAAAATGGAAGACCTCAAGGGAACCTTCCATTGTCACACTACTGATAGCGACGGATACGACTCTCTAGAAAGAGTGGCCGAAGCAGGCATGAAGCTTGGCTTTCAGTATCTGGGAATTTCTGATCACAGTAAAAGCTTAGTGCAAGCAAATGGCCTCAACGAGAGGGCCCTTATGGAGCAGTGTAAGACAATCTCACAGCTGAATGCTACCTATGAGAGGTTTCATCTTTTTTCTGGGATAGAGTGCGATATCCTGAAAGACGGCAGGCTTGATTTTTCAGATGAAGTGCTCGCATCCTTAGATTACACCATAGCCTCTGTCCACACTTCCTTCTCATTATCAGCGGCAGCAATGACGCGCCGTATAATCCGAGCGCTGTCTAACCCATATGTCACTGTACTCGGCCATTTGACCGGTCGTCTGCTCCTCAGGAGATTGCCTTACCAAGTTGACATCCCGGCGGTAATTGAAGCTGCAGCATCGGCGGGCACATGGATCGAGCTCAACGCCAATCCAAACCGTCTAGATATGGAGTATAGCTGGTGGCCACTTGCTCGCGAGAAAAAGGTGAAGTGCGTAATCAATCCAGATGCTCACTCAGCGAGAGATATCCAAGATGTGTCTTTTGGAGTTTGTAGCGCTCGCAGAGGAGGGCTCACTCCACGAGATGTGATGAATTGCCTAACATCTTCCGAGATAGCGATCGCCCTCCAAGCTAAGCGAGTAAAAGTTTAG
- the ilvC gene encoding ketol-acid reductoisomerase: MSAKIYTEKDADLQVLSDRTVAVIGFGSQGHAHALNLKEGGIRVIIGLYPESRSRVVAKDFGFEVCDTAEAVRKADILFIAVPDLKIADVYEKDISPHLNSHKTLLFSHGFAIHFRTIVPEENMDIVMVAPKGPGHLVRQLFVEGKGVPALIAVYQDPSKHARSVALAWAKGIGSTRAGVFETTFKEETETDLFGEQTVLCGGVSALIQKGYETLVEAGYQPEMAYFEVLHELKLIVDLINESGISGMRFSISETAKYGDITIGPKIIDTSVKERMQAALKDIQNGKFANDWIHEYKSGLRRYRALLAAGEEHPIEKVGSRLRSLMPWIKRRNTKGTQASY, from the coding sequence ATGTCAGCCAAGATATACACTGAAAAAGATGCAGACCTACAGGTGCTCTCCGATAGGACTGTTGCTGTAATTGGATTTGGATCCCAGGGGCATGCCCATGCGCTCAATCTTAAGGAAGGCGGAATCCGTGTCATTATTGGTCTCTACCCCGAAAGCAGAAGCCGCGTTGTAGCGAAAGACTTCGGGTTTGAGGTATGCGACACTGCAGAAGCTGTACGAAAAGCTGATATCCTATTTATTGCTGTACCCGATCTAAAGATCGCGGATGTTTATGAAAAAGATATTTCTCCTCATCTGAATTCGCACAAGACGCTGCTTTTTAGCCATGGTTTCGCCATTCATTTTCGTACTATTGTTCCAGAGGAAAACATGGATATCGTTATGGTTGCTCCCAAGGGTCCAGGTCATCTTGTCCGACAGTTGTTTGTGGAAGGGAAGGGAGTACCCGCACTCATTGCTGTCTACCAGGATCCCAGCAAGCACGCCAGGAGTGTGGCGCTTGCTTGGGCGAAAGGCATTGGTAGTACCAGAGCCGGCGTTTTTGAGACAACCTTTAAGGAGGAGACAGAGACTGATCTATTTGGCGAGCAGACGGTGCTTTGCGGTGGAGTCTCTGCGTTGATCCAAAAGGGATACGAAACCCTTGTCGAGGCCGGTTATCAACCTGAAATGGCTTACTTCGAAGTTCTTCATGAACTAAAGCTTATTGTCGATCTTATTAATGAATCTGGGATTAGTGGGATGCGTTTTTCGATCTCTGAGACTGCAAAGTACGGCGACATAACTATCGGACCCAAGATCATTGATACATCTGTGAAAGAGCGGATGCAAGCTGCTTTAAAAGACATCCAAAATGGGAAATTCGCAAACGACTGGATTCATGAGTATAAGTCTGGTCTCAGGAGATATAGGGCTTTATTAGCTGCTGGGGAAGAGCATCCTATCGAGAAGGTAGGCAGCCGTTTACGTTCTTTGATGCCGTGGATTAAAAGGAGGAACACGAAAGGGACGCAGGCATCTTACTAA
- the ilvN gene encoding acetolactate synthase small subunit, which yields MCHTITVVVENRFGVLSRVVGMFSGRGFNIDALNVSPTRDSSTSCMTIAVRGDNKTLEQVTHHLEKLVDVISVKDHRGGEYIDRELVLLRVCAGPGTRAELIQICEAFRAKVVGVHPTELTIELTGSENKIAKFLSLMEDFRIEDLVRTGKVALPRSP from the coding sequence ATGTGTCACACTATTACAGTAGTTGTCGAAAACAGATTTGGAGTGCTCAGCCGGGTTGTAGGGATGTTTAGCGGGCGCGGCTTTAACATCGATGCCCTTAATGTCAGTCCTACTAGAGATTCTTCTACCTCCTGTATGACCATTGCTGTTCGTGGGGACAACAAGACATTAGAGCAGGTTACCCATCATCTAGAGAAATTAGTGGACGTCATTAGCGTTAAGGATCATCGAGGTGGGGAATACATAGACCGAGAGTTGGTGCTTTTGCGTGTGTGTGCAGGTCCTGGAACCCGTGCGGAGTTGATACAAATCTGTGAAGCTTTTCGTGCAAAGGTTGTAGGCGTGCATCCCACTGAACTCACCATCGAGCTTACCGGGTCGGAAAATAAAATTGCCAAGTTTCTCAGTCTTATGGAGGATTTTAGAATTGAAGATCTTGTTCGAACCGGTAAAGTGGCCCTTCCTCGTTCTCCTTGA
- the gndA gene encoding NADP-dependent phosphogluconate dehydrogenase: MSNSDIGLIGLAVMGQNLALNLESKGFLVSVFNRTQEVTKRFAEGRAKGGKILPTYSLVSFVRSLTRPRKIVIMVKAGVAVDTTINQLVPLLEPGDIIIDGGNSLWTDTQRREKALRRESIHFIGCGISGGEEGALKGPSLMPGGAPDSWEVISPILRRIAAVVESEPCCLYMGPDGAGHYVKMVHNGIEYGDMQLICEAYAILKDVLGLSNLELHEVFSRWNNGELDSYLIGITAQILDKMDPDTGRPIVEVILDKAGQKGTGKWAIASAVDQDATASVLYAAIEARILSSKREERLVASRVLSAPPQRPFSGDRAGLANAVEHALYASKIVNYAQGMDLLAKASEHYRWNLNFGNIVAVWRGGCIIRAQFLNRIKRAYENKPDLRNLMLDPFFCSVLSRSQEGWRSAISVALQNGVPVPAFGAGLAYYDSYRSPNLPANLIQAQRDFFGAHTYERVDKPGVFHTKW, from the coding sequence ATGAGTAACAGTGATATTGGATTAATTGGCCTTGCTGTCATGGGACAGAATCTCGCTCTCAACCTAGAAAGCAAGGGGTTTCTCGTCAGTGTGTTCAACCGCACCCAAGAAGTCACTAAGCGCTTTGCTGAGGGTCGTGCGAAAGGGGGGAAGATTCTACCGACCTATTCCCTCGTTAGTTTTGTTCGATCATTAACAAGGCCACGTAAAATCGTAATTATGGTAAAGGCAGGTGTGGCTGTAGACACCACTATTAACCAATTAGTTCCCTTGTTGGAACCAGGAGACATCATTATTGATGGTGGTAATTCCCTTTGGACGGATACCCAGCGACGCGAAAAGGCGTTGCGCAGGGAGTCTATTCATTTTATCGGCTGCGGAATCTCTGGCGGTGAGGAGGGGGCTCTCAAGGGGCCTTCACTCATGCCGGGGGGTGCTCCAGACTCCTGGGAAGTAATCAGTCCAATTCTGCGGAGGATTGCGGCAGTTGTGGAATCTGAGCCCTGTTGTCTCTACATGGGCCCCGATGGGGCTGGGCACTATGTAAAGATGGTCCATAATGGTATCGAATATGGCGACATGCAGCTTATCTGCGAAGCTTACGCTATTCTTAAGGATGTACTAGGGCTTTCCAATTTAGAGCTCCACGAGGTCTTTTCCAGGTGGAATAATGGGGAGTTGGACAGCTACCTAATTGGAATTACCGCCCAGATTCTTGATAAAATGGATCCGGATACCGGCAGGCCCATTGTGGAGGTTATTCTCGATAAGGCAGGACAGAAAGGGACAGGAAAGTGGGCGATTGCCAGTGCGGTTGACCAGGATGCTACTGCCAGCGTTCTGTATGCTGCGATAGAAGCGCGTATTCTTTCCTCCAAAAGGGAAGAACGCCTGGTTGCCTCCCGAGTTTTATCTGCTCCCCCACAAAGGCCATTTTCAGGTGACCGTGCAGGGCTGGCAAATGCAGTGGAGCATGCACTCTACGCCTCCAAGATTGTCAACTATGCACAGGGCATGGACCTCCTAGCAAAGGCCAGTGAGCACTACCGCTGGAATCTGAACTTTGGTAACATCGTTGCTGTGTGGCGTGGCGGTTGTATCATCCGGGCTCAGTTTCTCAACCGCATAAAACGGGCGTATGAGAATAAGCCCGACTTACGCAACTTGATGCTGGATCCATTTTTTTGTAGTGTCCTATCCAGAAGTCAGGAAGGTTGGCGCTCTGCTATCAGTGTGGCACTGCAGAACGGTGTCCCAGTTCCAGCATTCGGTGCAGGACTGGCCTACTACGACAGTTATCGTAGTCCTAACCTTCCAGCTAACCTTATCCAGGCTCAACGTGACTTCTTTGGAGCTCATACCTATGAACGCGTGGACAAGCCAGGTGTTTTTCACACCAAATGGTAG
- the rpmA gene encoding 50S ribosomal protein L27 has translation MAHKRGQGSVKNGRDSCGKRLGIKRFGGENVQAGNIIVRQRGTKFHPGYNVGLGRDHTIFALSSGRVLFDRGGRRVSVEKK, from the coding sequence ATGGCTCATAAGAGAGGACAAGGGAGCGTTAAGAACGGCAGGGATAGCTGTGGTAAGCGGCTCGGCATCAAGAGGTTTGGTGGGGAAAACGTCCAGGCTGGGAATATTATTGTCCGTCAACGTGGGACCAAATTCCACCCTGGCTACAACGTGGGACTAGGACGTGATCACACTATTTTTGCTCTCTCTTCCGGAAGGGTTCTTTTTGATCGCGGCGGTCGCCGAGTAAGCGTGGAGAAAAAATAG
- the rplU gene encoding 50S ribosomal protein L21 has protein sequence MRPLDQLTIPASSQQDKIFLEYSGGIVHSAGVAAGAGTSALVSAWFFIMTYAIFQTGGKQYRVSRGESVDVERLDVEAGSKVVFNKVFLTAVGGKVAVGSPVISGAAVTADVVEQYKGRKVTAYKFKRRKGYHRTVGHRRRMTRLKILEITLLEGEIRNGS, from the coding sequence ATGAGACCGCTGGATCAGCTCACCATTCCGGCTAGCTCTCAGCAAGACAAAATTTTTCTTGAATATAGTGGAGGGATAGTCCACAGTGCCGGCGTGGCGGCTGGTGCTGGGACCTCAGCTCTGGTTTCTGCGTGGTTTTTCATCATGACGTATGCGATTTTCCAGACCGGCGGCAAACAATACCGTGTCTCCCGGGGGGAGAGTGTTGACGTGGAGCGTCTAGATGTAGAGGCTGGATCAAAGGTGGTCTTCAACAAGGTTTTCTTGACAGCAGTGGGGGGCAAGGTTGCTGTAGGATCTCCCGTGATTTCGGGTGCTGCTGTTACGGCCGATGTTGTTGAGCAGTACAAGGGTCGCAAGGTTACTGCCTATAAGTTCAAACGCCGGAAGGGGTATCATCGCACGGTAGGGCATAGAAGACGGATGACCCGTCTCAAAATCTTGGAGATTACTTTGCTAGAGGGAGAGATACGTAATGGCTCATAA
- the hisC gene encoding histidinol-phosphate transaminase has product MLRCFISLMRNSVRSHILNLVAYEPGKPIEELAREIGSVPEKILKLASNENPLGPSPKALGAMWQAMARSHLYPDGGGFSLREAIATRCSLATENVVLGNGSNEIIELCGHAFLRPGDEVITAQYSFAIYALVAGLFGANTVQIPSPEYSCDLEAMYQAVTPHTRQLCIVNPNNPTGTTVTQEEIDSFMNRVPGHVLVIFDEAYREFLDSPPDILRYIRENRNVVIMRTFSKAYGLANLRIGYGLAPVQVAKVLQRIRQPFNVNGIAQTGALAALGDEEHIRATYKLVCEGRSYLQEQFGALGLRYIPSQANFILVHTGRSGEAVFHALLQRGIIIRAMRSYMLPEWIRISVGTPEQNRRLVGELKKVLQFHTDC; this is encoded by the coding sequence ATGCTCCGTTGTTTTATCTCTCTCATGCGGAACTCTGTGCGCTCTCATATTCTCAATTTAGTTGCCTATGAGCCAGGAAAACCCATCGAAGAACTTGCTCGAGAAATAGGTTCTGTTCCCGAAAAGATTCTAAAACTTGCATCAAACGAGAATCCATTAGGTCCTTCTCCAAAGGCACTTGGAGCAATGTGGCAAGCCATGGCTCGGTCCCATTTGTATCCTGATGGGGGAGGTTTTTCCCTGAGGGAGGCTATTGCCACAAGATGTAGCTTGGCGACCGAAAATGTTGTCCTAGGGAATGGATCCAACGAAATTATTGAATTATGTGGCCATGCCTTTTTGCGGCCTGGAGATGAAGTGATTACGGCTCAATATAGCTTTGCTATCTACGCACTAGTAGCCGGTCTGTTCGGTGCAAACACGGTGCAAATTCCTTCTCCAGAATATTCCTGCGATCTGGAAGCTATGTACCAAGCTGTTACACCCCACACGCGGCAGCTCTGTATTGTTAATCCAAATAACCCTACTGGGACTACTGTTACACAGGAAGAGATCGATTCCTTCATGAATCGAGTTCCAGGACATGTGCTCGTCATTTTTGATGAAGCATATCGTGAATTTCTAGACTCTCCCCCGGATATTCTGCGCTACATTCGCGAGAATAGAAATGTCGTTATCATGCGCACCTTTTCTAAGGCTTACGGGCTGGCAAATCTGCGGATCGGATATGGACTTGCTCCCGTTCAAGTTGCTAAAGTTCTGCAGAGAATCCGGCAGCCATTTAATGTAAATGGTATTGCCCAAACGGGAGCTTTAGCTGCTCTAGGGGATGAAGAGCACATTCGGGCCACATACAAGCTAGTCTGCGAAGGACGTTCCTACTTGCAGGAGCAGTTTGGTGCTCTCGGACTAAGATACATACCCAGCCAGGCGAATTTTATCTTGGTGCATACTGGCAGGAGTGGGGAAGCCGTTTTTCACGCTCTGCTGCAACGTGGTATTATCATACGCGCGATGCGGAGCTACATGTTACCAGAATGGATTCGCATCTCAGTCGGCACTCCAGAGCAGAACCGGCGTCTTGTTGGCGAGTTAAAAAAAGTCCTGCAATTCCATACAGATTGCTAA
- the thiD gene encoding bifunctional hydroxymethylpyrimidine kinase/phosphomethylpyrimidine kinase, whose protein sequence is MSSTFAKPCVLTIAGSDSSGGAGIQADLKAISAQGCYGLAALTCIVAESPERVAEVKTLSAQLVASQIKVLFEGFPIRAVKTGLLRSSTIVRMVAKVLKQLAKARGVPIVVDPVMLTSTGDSLVFTTISSSYLRDLIPLATLVTPNLDELGVFAKKKVNTYTEMRQVGRRLSREWGIPLLLKGGHLRDKVARDLLVAPAGEEWEYKSPFHPDVMAHGTGCTFSAAITAQLALGKPLEQAVDIAKGYMDLAVRCHLAWGRIQVLEHFPNLPAQK, encoded by the coding sequence GTGTCCTCTACTTTCGCTAAGCCATGTGTTTTAACTATCGCTGGCTCAGATAGTTCAGGTGGTGCGGGAATTCAGGCAGATCTGAAGGCTATCAGTGCACAGGGATGCTATGGCCTAGCGGCGTTGACGTGCATCGTAGCAGAATCTCCAGAGAGGGTAGCGGAAGTCAAGACGTTGTCGGCTCAGTTGGTAGCCAGTCAAATCAAGGTTTTATTTGAAGGGTTTCCTATAAGGGCGGTCAAGACGGGGCTTTTGCGATCGTCGACAATTGTCCGGATGGTTGCAAAAGTGCTTAAGCAGCTTGCCAAAGCTCGTGGTGTGCCCATTGTGGTCGATCCCGTGATGCTTACCTCTACAGGAGATTCTCTTGTATTTACCACAATAAGTTCCTCTTATCTGAGAGATCTAATTCCTCTAGCCACTCTTGTTACTCCCAACTTAGACGAACTAGGAGTATTTGCTAAAAAAAAGGTCAATACTTACACGGAAATGAGGCAAGTAGGGCGCAGGCTTTCAAGGGAGTGGGGAATTCCACTCCTTCTCAAGGGAGGACACTTACGTGACAAGGTTGCTAGGGATCTCCTTGTGGCTCCAGCCGGAGAGGAGTGGGAATACAAATCCCCCTTTCATCCTGATGTTATGGCCCATGGTACTGGATGTACTTTTTCTGCCGCTATTACTGCTCAGCTGGCCTTAGGGAAGCCACTAGAACAAGCGGTGGACATTGCCAAGGGTTACATGGATCTCGCTGTCCGTTGTCATTTGGCTTGGGGAAGGATACAGGTTCTAGAGCATTTTCCTAACCTGCCGGCACAAAAGTGA
- a CDS encoding zinc metallopeptidase, with protein sequence MKVDSFFLYAVLIGIPFLLGIYAQVRVSGTFSRWKGVPVGIGLTGAEVAREILTAAGIHDVEVLPIEDMLGDHYDPSSKRLCLSPDVYRGASVAAAGIAAHESGHAIQHARAYAPLHLRMAIVPVTQVASQLLPFVILGGFFFHFTGLITVGIICYLVLTLFQLITLPVEFDASARAKIILQQMGIIGGREETRGISDVLDSAALTYVAAFIASLGNLIYLFLSRPSSRD encoded by the coding sequence ATGAAAGTAGACTCTTTTTTTCTGTATGCCGTGTTGATTGGGATACCCTTCTTGCTTGGGATCTATGCCCAGGTGAGGGTTTCTGGTACGTTTTCTCGCTGGAAGGGAGTTCCTGTTGGAATAGGATTAACCGGTGCAGAGGTAGCCAGAGAAATTCTTACGGCTGCCGGGATTCACGACGTAGAGGTCTTACCCATTGAGGATATGTTGGGCGATCATTACGATCCGTCCTCTAAACGTCTTTGCCTCTCCCCAGATGTATATAGGGGAGCATCCGTAGCCGCTGCTGGAATCGCTGCACACGAGTCTGGTCATGCTATCCAGCATGCGCGCGCGTACGCCCCTCTTCATCTCCGCATGGCTATCGTTCCTGTTACTCAGGTAGCGTCACAGCTGTTGCCATTCGTAATTTTGGGTGGCTTTTTCTTTCATTTCACAGGACTCATTACAGTCGGCATTATTTGCTACCTAGTTCTAACTCTGTTTCAGCTAATTACTCTGCCTGTAGAGTTTGATGCCTCTGCGAGGGCCAAAATAATTCTGCAGCAAATGGGGATTATAGGTGGCCGGGAGGAAACAAGAGGCATAAGTGACGTATTGGACTCAGCAGCGCTCACTTATGTAGCGGCATTCATCGCCTCTTTAGGAAACCTCATCTACTTGTTTCTTAGTCGACCCTCATCCAGGGACTAG
- a CDS encoding M24 family metallopeptidase, whose translation MSYFNDCCALSGEKASDTTAPRVLFASSEQNADILYASKFLAPDPFIYILHLGKKYLIVSDLEIDRARREARVDCVISSSKLALELEKEQALYSSSSEEARILILFLKKHGISRVEVPATFPLFIADSLRRAYISVQCVPDPFWPQREKKSPAEIRYLQRSLSIAQAGMKRAFEVLRGARIGRHKILYWGRTPLTSERLRAEIEICVVRRGGTVPHGSIVAGGGQAVNPHETGGGPLFANQLTIIDIFPRHAISGYFGDLTRTVVKGHASDAQRHLWKVCLQGQKQILSQIRPGALGLNIHRGVRDFFAKNGYPTKMQGGRWSGFFHSAGHGLGLEVHEYPRFASVQFLPSQVFTVEPGIYIPGLGGVRHEDVIQVTNQGSKLLTRLHKPLEL comes from the coding sequence ATGAGTTACTTCAATGATTGTTGTGCTCTCAGTGGGGAGAAAGCGTCCGATACCACCGCACCGCGCGTACTATTTGCATCTAGCGAGCAAAATGCTGATATTCTCTATGCCTCGAAGTTTTTAGCTCCAGATCCATTTATTTATATTCTCCACCTTGGAAAAAAATACCTTATTGTCAGTGATTTAGAGATAGATCGCGCCAGAAGGGAAGCACGGGTGGACTGTGTGATCTCTTCTAGCAAATTGGCCCTGGAACTGGAAAAGGAACAGGCTCTTTATTCGTCCTCCTCAGAGGAGGCGAGAATACTGATCCTCTTTCTAAAAAAACATGGAATTTCTCGGGTGGAGGTTCCAGCAACCTTCCCGCTGTTTATAGCTGATAGTTTGCGGAGAGCCTATATCTCTGTACAATGTGTCCCAGATCCGTTCTGGCCACAGCGAGAGAAAAAATCCCCTGCAGAAATTCGGTACCTTCAGCGCTCCCTAAGCATTGCTCAAGCGGGCATGAAGCGGGCCTTTGAGGTACTCCGCGGTGCTCGGATCGGCAGGCACAAGATTTTATATTGGGGTAGAACACCTTTGACCTCGGAACGGCTGAGAGCAGAAATAGAGATTTGTGTTGTTAGACGGGGAGGGACAGTTCCGCACGGTTCCATTGTTGCCGGAGGAGGTCAAGCTGTTAATCCCCATGAAACTGGGGGCGGTCCTCTTTTTGCTAACCAACTCACCATAATCGATATTTTTCCACGTCACGCAATATCGGGGTACTTTGGAGATTTGACAAGAACGGTAGTAAAGGGGCATGCCTCGGACGCGCAGCGGCATCTATGGAAAGTCTGCCTACAGGGACAAAAGCAGATACTCTCTCAAATACGGCCTGGAGCGCTTGGCCTAAACATTCATCGCGGCGTTAGGGACTTCTTTGCCAAGAATGGATATCCTACAAAAATGCAAGGGGGAAGATGGAGTGGATTTTTCCATAGTGCTGGGCACGGATTAGGGCTGGAAGTGCACGAATATCCTCGATTTGCGAGCGTCCAGTTTCTTCCTAGTCAGGTTTTTACTGTGGAGCCAGGTATCTACATCCCAGGATTGGGAGGGGTACGCCATGAAGACGTGATTCAGGTCACTAATCAGGGGAGTAAATTGCTCACCCGGTTACATAAACCCCTCGAGCTCTAA
- the mqnC gene encoding cyclic dehypoxanthinyl futalosine synthase has protein sequence MTDDLTAGAQIFSWMGCTTNYIISKVLNGKRISPREVRSLYRLPLSILGGLADARKYLTKSGCRSSERPKDRIVTYIVDRNINYTNVCNVYCKFCAFYRTEKSSDHYVLSLEEIDQKLAELDAIGGVQVLLQGGHHPKLGIDYYLTMLEHIRKRYPRINIHGFSPPEFYHFAEVFKMPIREVIARFHEAGLGSIPGGGGEILVDRVRRHISPLKCSAYQWLEAMRTAHELGIRSSATMMFGHVETLEERVEHLVRLRALQDETCGFTAFICWTFQAAHTRLRASPVGAAEYLRMQAISRIFLDNFRNLQSSWVTQGPRIGQISLGYGANDFGGVMMEENVVSSAGTTFHLTSSDIEELIQSAGYMPKRRNTWYELLQ, from the coding sequence GTGACGGATGACCTTACTGCCGGAGCACAAATTTTCTCCTGGATGGGCTGTACTACAAACTACATCATCAGTAAAGTTTTGAATGGGAAGCGTATTTCCCCGAGAGAGGTACGGTCTCTTTATAGACTTCCGCTCAGCATATTAGGCGGGCTTGCTGATGCCAGAAAATACCTTACAAAGTCAGGGTGTCGTAGTAGCGAAAGGCCCAAGGACAGAATTGTGACTTACATCGTTGATCGAAACATCAATTACACCAACGTTTGCAACGTTTATTGCAAGTTTTGTGCATTCTATCGTACAGAGAAAAGCAGCGACCACTACGTCCTCTCGTTGGAAGAAATTGACCAAAAGCTGGCTGAATTGGACGCTATTGGGGGAGTTCAAGTGCTTCTGCAAGGAGGACATCACCCAAAGCTTGGAATCGACTATTATCTCACCATGCTAGAACACATCCGTAAAAGGTATCCACGGATAAATATTCACGGATTCAGTCCACCGGAATTCTATCATTTCGCAGAAGTATTCAAAATGCCTATCAGGGAAGTAATTGCGCGTTTTCATGAGGCAGGACTGGGATCTATTCCCGGTGGAGGTGGAGAAATTTTAGTGGATCGTGTGCGTAGGCACATCTCCCCACTAAAGTGCAGCGCTTATCAATGGTTAGAGGCCATGCGTACTGCCCACGAGTTGGGTATCCGATCAAGCGCTACTATGATGTTTGGACATGTAGAAACCCTCGAGGAGAGAGTGGAGCACTTGGTACGATTGCGAGCTCTTCAGGACGAAACGTGCGGGTTTACTGCTTTCATTTGTTGGACATTTCAAGCAGCACATACTAGGCTCCGCGCCAGCCCGGTGGGCGCGGCAGAGTACCTTCGAATGCAAGCCATTTCTAGGATTTTCCTGGACAACTTTAGGAATTTACAGAGCTCTTGGGTAACCCAAGGGCCGAGAATCGGTCAAATTTCTCTTGGATACGGGGCTAATGACTTTGGCGGGGTAATGATGGAGGAAAATGTGGTAAGCAGCGCTGGAACTACTTTCCATCTGACCAGCAGCGACATTGAAGAACTCATCCAAAGTGCTGGTTATATGCCTAAGCGGCGTAATACTTGGTATGAGTTACTTCAATGA